The following DNA comes from sulfur-oxidizing endosymbiont of Gigantopelta aegis.
AGTGATGAACACATTTATGATGAAGTAAAACGTCTGAAAAAAGAATTGGCAAAAGTGATTCAGGAGCGTGATTTATTAAAAAGGCCACAGCGTACTTTGCAAGGGAAACTTTGTGAAGTACGCATGGATAACTGATCAGGCTAAAGATTACCCGGTAACGATTCTGTGCCGTTTTATGGATGTTTCCCGTAGTTGCTATTATGATTGGGTTAGCTCTCCTAAAACGGATAGAGAGAAAGAAAATGAAGCGCTTACTGAGCAGCTAAAAAACTGTTTGAAGACAGTCGCAAGACTTATGGAACCCGTCGTCTTAAAAGAAAACTGGCTGAAAAAGGCGTTCATATAAGCCGCCGGAGAATTGGTCGATTAATGAAAAAGCCGGTTTGTTTTGTAAAACGAAGAGACGCTTTAAAGCGACGACTAATTCCAAGCATAATAAGCGTATATCTCCAAATTTACTGGAAAGAGAGTTTGCTGTCTCTCAACCTGATCGCTACTATGTGGGTGATATTACCTATATTGCCACCAAGGAAGGCTGGTTATATTTAGCGGTTGTCATTGACTTATTCTCTAGGCAAATTGTTGGCTGGTCGATGGATGAGCGAATGAAAGCCTTTAAGCTAGTCAATGATGCTTTACTGATGGCCATATGGAAGCGTAAACCAATGGATGGATTGCTTTGGCTTCTTTCATAGTTTGAAAACTGAATTGACGCACCACGCACCATACTGACCGAGGTAGCCAATATGCCTCTGATAGTCATAGAAAAATATTGTCGGATCATAACATAATTCAGTCTATGAGCCGCAAAGGAAATTGCTGGGACAATGCTGTATCAGAGAGCTTCTTTCATAGTTTGAAAACTGAATTGACGCACCATTGTCGATTCAAAACCAGAGTAGAAGCAAAGCAGGCAATATTTGAATATATTGAGGTATTTTATAATCGGGAGCGACTTCATTCGGCTAATGATTATTTGTCACCAGTCGATTATGAAATACAGCAGGAAATAGCTTAAATCGATTGATTGAAGAGGGGTAAAAGGCGACATAAATGCCGCCCATTACCGTTGACGGCCATCGGCTCCTCAGCCTGTGCCGTGAAGATATTGTAACAGGATCATTACCGTTGTGAAAATACCTTGGGTGAATGGAACGGCTCTATCGTTCCAGAGGGCAAAGCCCTTTCTCTTCATCTGTTTAAAGTTAACATGAGAAACTAAAATGATAGGAAATACAAAATGACAAAAATCACTTGAAACAGCCAAAAAAATATTTAGAAAACTGTCCGGAAAAGTGTTGACACATCAGCCTATTGAAAGTCCATCAGAAACAGCACAGGACAGCAATATACCAAAGGATGTACAAAAAGACTCTCAGCATTTTGAAACAGTAATCATCGGCACTGGATTTTCAGGTTTACTCGCGGCTATCCGTTTACAAAAAAAGCATTTCAATGACTTTGTCTTATTAGAACGAAGTTCTGATATCGGTGGAACCTGGCGGGACAACTCCTATCCGGGTGCCGAAGTAGACATTCCAACGAGCTTATATTCTATTTCCTTTGTGCCTTATAAATTCAAAAAAACATATTCACCACAGAGTGAATTGCTTGAATATACCAACTATATCATCAATAAATTTGATATTAGAAAGCACACAAAAACAAACCAAACCGTCACAAAACTTACATATAATGAAGATACTTTTTTATGGCATGTAGAGGTTGGGTCAGGAGAACACTATACCGCTCGGTTTATTATTGATACCAGTGGTGTGTTAGCCAATCCACATATTCCTGAAATTAACGGGGCTGATACTTTTCAAGGCGCTAAATTCCACACTGCGCGATGGGATCACAACATACCTTATGAAGGAAAACGTGTTGCAGTGATTGGGTCTGGATGTTCCGCAGCTCAGGTCGTTCCAGCCATTGCCAGTAAGGTTGAGCAATTAACATTATTTATGGGCAAGGCTCAATGGATCATTCCACGTTCAGACCGCAACTATAGTTCCACCGAGCGTTTCATTCGTAATCTTCCTGGAATACGGCATATTATTCGTTTTGCAATCTTTAGTTATCATGAAATCAGATTTCTTGCCTTTCGTCGCTATCCAATCACGACAAATCTCAGTAAATTCATTAAAAGTATTTATAGAAAGGTACTCAAGAAGAATCTTGAAAAATACATTGATGATGACAAGATACGCCAACATATGATGCCTGATTATGAATTGGGCAGCAGGCGAGTCATTCCGACAAATATTTATCTCCCGGCCCTTTCCCGAGACAATGTGACTGTTAATATCAGTGGCATAGAAGCGATTACACCAACAGGCATTAAAACCAAAGACGGTAAAGAAATACCTTTAGACATCATCGTC
Coding sequences within:
- a CDS encoding flavin-containing monooxygenase, whose translation is MLTHQPIESPSETAQDSNIPKDVQKDSQHFETVIIGTGFSGLLAAIRLQKKHFNDFVLLERSSDIGGTWRDNSYPGAEVDIPTSLYSISFVPYKFKKTYSPQSELLEYTNYIINKFDIRKHTKTNQTVTKLTYNEDTFLWHVEVGSGEHYTARFIIDTSGVLANPHIPEINGADTFQGAKFHTARWDHNIPYEGKRVAVIGSGCSAAQVVPAIASKVEQLTLFMGKAQWIIPRSDRNYSSTERFIRNLPGIRHIIRFAIFSYHEIRFLAFRRYPITTNLSKFIKSIYRKVLKKNLEKYIDDDKIRQHMMPDYELGSRRVIPTNIYLPALSRDNVTVNISGIEAITPTGIKTKDGKEIPLDIIVYATGFYAYSNMKKALSFQVYGLDGRNLNSEWETDLVSYKGIMVSGYPNYFKVNGPNTGTGHSSQLCYMEAMTHYTVKAIEAIKSDTSIKAIDVKQNLQDEYVKKMRQTMQLTVWQNSTCTAFYRKNMTGDVTSLSPESVVNFIFTRKWFHLSDYNLLK